A section of the Pirellulaceae bacterium genome encodes:
- a CDS encoding type VI secretion protein IcmF/TssM N-terminal domain-containing protein produces the protein MPAWLGKCVTAAKKLPKSLAKLFGKSVSWISKWLRIPRWIIECLLVATVVVALGLLNDHWRLDMYLTGPRVLAKYWLGLLALAGYLTVRLSLLLFNRVSTSGQEFSDIYHAIYNGCQKIQDANIDLRNTPLILVVGTDLAAEAGLSASSCVGDTIRLADPDDPIHWYGDGNALWVTLPGVSTVSRQLQRITSFGDKQQNPSQKYLRMPLADRQLSARRMDYALKLLRHVRHPVVPINGMQLMVPYSWVVESGSQETIDVVKIDMAILQERLDIRCDCQIILHKIEQVSEFSALLQSTTEEEAKKSNGLRLPRFTVVKTEDFFPLHLEMARTLRKGVYARYSDEPTSNWNATRFQLLAQFFLAKLGFTVLLGNAFADDIREPFYLSGIYFASLTPEQTRFYEGPALETLESHDESIGWADHTLRGEKNLKHLTTGIAACLLLLTLVDLALVVRWLF, from the coding sequence ATGCCGGCTTGGTTAGGAAAATGTGTGACGGCCGCCAAGAAGTTGCCCAAGAGCCTAGCTAAACTATTTGGGAAATCCGTTTCATGGATCTCGAAGTGGTTGCGGATACCCAGATGGATAATTGAGTGCTTATTGGTCGCGACTGTGGTGGTTGCACTAGGTTTGCTGAATGACCACTGGCGGTTGGATATGTATCTGACGGGCCCGCGTGTTTTAGCCAAGTACTGGCTAGGACTCCTCGCCTTAGCAGGCTATCTAACCGTGCGTCTCTCTCTGCTTCTTTTCAACCGGGTATCGACCTCTGGACAAGAATTTTCAGACATTTATCACGCTATCTACAACGGCTGCCAGAAAATTCAGGACGCCAATATCGACCTGAGGAACACGCCGTTAATTTTGGTTGTGGGAACCGATTTGGCCGCCGAAGCAGGATTAAGCGCCTCCAGCTGCGTCGGCGATACAATCCGTCTTGCAGACCCGGACGATCCGATCCACTGGTACGGAGACGGTAACGCTTTGTGGGTCACTTTGCCCGGAGTTTCTACAGTCAGTAGACAGTTACAACGCATTACATCGTTCGGTGACAAGCAACAAAATCCGTCCCAAAAGTATCTAAGAATGCCTCTGGCAGACCGCCAGTTGTCCGCACGCCGCATGGACTATGCGCTAAAACTATTGCGACACGTCCGACACCCCGTTGTTCCCATCAATGGTATGCAGTTAATGGTCCCTTACTCCTGGGTGGTCGAATCGGGGAGTCAGGAGACGATCGATGTTGTAAAAATCGATATGGCGATCTTACAGGAGAGATTAGATATTCGATGCGATTGCCAGATCATTCTGCACAAGATCGAGCAGGTTTCCGAATTCTCTGCTCTGCTACAGTCCACAACCGAAGAAGAGGCCAAAAAGAGCAACGGCTTGCGATTACCGAGATTCACCGTGGTGAAAACTGAAGACTTCTTCCCGCTGCATCTGGAGATGGCAAGGACCCTTCGAAAAGGAGTATACGCTCGATATTCTGACGAGCCTACATCGAATTGGAACGCAACTCGGTTTCAATTGCTGGCCCAATTTTTTTTGGCCAAACTTGGTTTCACGGTACTGTTAGGTAACGCCTTTGCCGATGACATACGCGAACCGTTTTATTTGTCGGGGATCTACTTCGCCAGTCTTACCCCCGAACAGACCAGGTTTTATGAAGGACCGGCCCTTGAAACACTGGAAAGTCATGATGAATCGATAGGTTGGGCTGATCACACTTTACGAGGCGAGAAAAACCTAAAACACCTGACGACAGGAATCGCAGCGTGTCTCCTGCTCTTGACACTTGTTGATCTCGCACTGGTGGTTCGATGGCTGTTCTAA
- the tssB gene encoding type VI secretion system contractile sheath small subunit, translating to MADSSQHKLSRVRRPRIQITYDVETEGGTVQKELPFVVGVLGDFVGDQKDEEKVPPLAQRNFVDVTGSNFDQVMEKLGPKLSLNPNDDGVPFPIELEFHSMDDFSPDNLVTIDSSQNGIPELNALLQTRSDVSDLLTLVSRSHQLEEMLQHSLENKDGALEELRNALPAPESTASPASATDGDAKPDASANASDSSDDQ from the coding sequence ATGGCAGACAGTTCACAACACAAACTATCGCGCGTCCGTCGGCCACGAATTCAGATTACCTACGATGTTGAGACCGAGGGTGGGACCGTCCAGAAGGAGCTACCTTTCGTCGTGGGAGTTTTGGGCGATTTTGTGGGTGACCAAAAGGATGAAGAGAAGGTTCCTCCGTTGGCCCAACGCAACTTTGTCGATGTAACCGGATCCAACTTTGACCAAGTGATGGAAAAATTAGGTCCGAAATTATCTTTGAATCCTAACGATGATGGTGTTCCCTTTCCAATCGAGCTGGAGTTCCACAGCATGGATGACTTCAGCCCAGACAATCTCGTTACGATCGATTCCAGCCAAAACGGCATTCCGGAACTGAATGCTTTGCTGCAGACACGCAGCGATGTGAGTGACTTGTTAACACTGGTTAGTCGGTCTCACCAATTGGAAGAGATGCTCCAGCACAGTCTCGAGAATAAGGACGGCGCATTGGAAGAATTGCGCAACGCACTGCCGGCTCCTGAGTCAACTGCATCGCCAGCATCGGCGACCGACGGAGATGCCAAGCCTGATGCCTCAGCGAACGCATCCGATAGCAGCGACGATCAATAG
- the tssC gene encoding type VI secretion system contractile sheath large subunit has product MADDTKTVAKHSDILPQAYEQLTPANEQMINKALQVFADLAQGNIPQNVLGFFKDPDTAKEIVYKSIQLPLQDLDDEIAQHLPGGKPEDATMVTVALQQLIQAIDAKLSQLLAQILHTKKFREMEGSWRGLKYLVTNSEVGTSLKIKVLSAKKEELRKDFEKSSDFDQSQIFKKVYSDQYGSPGGEPFSILVGDYSFGNNNPDLELLSQIREVSADAFAPFIAASDPSLFGFSEWNEVDKPVDLATIFDSVLYAQWNSMREHPDARFITLAMPRVLARGSYGALDQPTEKFAFEEQPLSNYPDAEHDKYAIPTGTDTFCWSNAAYYVGQRITNAFAKYGWCTAIRGYENGGQVEDLPMHYFYNHKTGNVESLCPTEAPLTDRREYEIDRLGFLSLSYYKNSNYAVFFGGQTTQKPLKYDNPDATGNAALSARLPYMLATSRIAHYLKMIGRDKVGSFLELPDAQLWLDRWIAQYICADKFPTPEAKASYPLAEAKISVTPVPGAPGSYVAIAWLRPFLQFEELTTSLRLVVKIPSTAA; this is encoded by the coding sequence ATGGCCGACGACACCAAAACCGTAGCAAAACATTCCGACATTCTGCCGCAAGCATATGAACAGTTGACGCCGGCGAATGAACAGATGATCAACAAGGCGTTGCAAGTCTTTGCAGACTTGGCCCAGGGAAACATCCCGCAAAACGTTTTAGGTTTTTTCAAGGATCCGGATACGGCGAAGGAAATTGTTTATAAGTCCATCCAGCTTCCTCTCCAGGATCTTGACGATGAGATCGCACAGCACCTTCCTGGTGGAAAACCAGAGGATGCGACAATGGTTACTGTGGCATTACAGCAACTGATTCAAGCGATTGACGCAAAGCTGTCACAACTACTCGCACAAATTCTGCACACGAAAAAATTCCGTGAAATGGAAGGCTCGTGGCGCGGTTTGAAGTATTTAGTGACCAACAGTGAGGTTGGAACTTCCCTAAAAATCAAAGTGCTAAGCGCCAAGAAGGAAGAATTAAGAAAGGACTTTGAGAAGTCAAGTGACTTTGATCAAAGTCAGATTTTCAAGAAGGTGTATTCCGATCAGTACGGTTCACCAGGTGGAGAACCCTTCTCGATTTTGGTCGGAGACTATTCTTTTGGAAACAACAATCCGGATTTGGAGCTGCTCTCACAGATTCGCGAAGTATCGGCCGACGCTTTTGCTCCGTTTATTGCTGCATCCGACCCAAGCTTATTTGGATTTAGCGAGTGGAATGAGGTGGATAAGCCGGTCGACTTAGCAACCATCTTTGATTCCGTGCTATATGCTCAATGGAATTCGATGCGTGAGCATCCTGATGCGAGGTTCATAACTCTCGCGATGCCACGTGTTTTGGCGCGTGGTAGTTACGGAGCTTTAGATCAGCCAACCGAGAAATTTGCTTTCGAAGAGCAGCCGTTATCAAACTATCCGGACGCCGAGCACGACAAATATGCGATTCCCACAGGAACGGATACGTTTTGCTGGAGCAATGCTGCCTACTATGTCGGTCAACGAATCACCAACGCCTTTGCGAAGTATGGCTGGTGCACGGCAATCCGTGGTTATGAAAACGGCGGTCAGGTCGAAGACCTGCCTATGCATTACTTCTACAATCACAAGACTGGCAATGTCGAGTCACTCTGTCCTACAGAAGCACCCCTCACGGACCGACGTGAATATGAAATCGATCGTTTGGGTTTCTTGTCCTTGTCCTATTACAAGAATTCGAACTACGCTGTCTTTTTCGGCGGCCAGACGACTCAAAAACCGCTTAAGTATGACAACCCTGATGCTACGGGCAATGCAGCCCTTTCCGCTCGATTGCCGTATATGTTGGCAACCTCACGCATCGCCCATTACCTGAAAATGATTGGTCGCGACAAGGTGGGTTCATTCTTGGAGCTTCCGGATGCACAACTTTGGTTGGATCGTTGGATTGCGCAATACATCTGCGCCGATAAATTTCCAACCCCAGAAGCAAAGGCCAGTTATCCCTTGGCCGAAGCAAAAATTTCCGTGACTCCGGTCCCAGGTGCACCAGGCTCTTATGTTGCGATTGCGTGGTTGAGACCATTTCTGCAGTTCGAGGAACTGACTACGTCTTTGCGTTTAGTCGTAAAAATACCGTCCACAGCGGCTTAG
- a CDS encoding VWA domain-containing protein, protein MADNRWQFGATGTGVRQTNEHAVETAPHPWRLNVRRLNRLAMLLSPILWLSLILSVLSLFWLATWFDRIIESNTIILSSISPLPGVNPYAGRDAEALAGLQGLLQVNPFVSDRLDVSQLEQAVSGIAELSQPYRSFRRPTVNLVYVNCPGLALSHQDKLVPYLLPTNVYGSSSTVYERVVPVQKVLENLAASNSSYKVLVLDCQQLASFWPAGVISNQFVSSVSKLLDDKRGEYPNLFVLMSCSDNEVSWNDDSIGHSVFSRYFLQGITGAADKSGTNDRKVSLDELHEYVRINVNLWTQKNRGVSQQPFMLYTGDGNAQNFARDVPLTIVTAGHPIWQAKAMTDATTQKERLAELQTSWQTYYQTARSLPSPTSCAPQLFRLWEDSLLNAEASLRQHNEQTMRQAVNMANDYARQVRAAQERYSFGNSAFSLPMIRMFTNPDQSVSGTSPIGNQETKGPSDRLASPKKNNVVPNKASDTRTSAGESPAADAEIGTGPTQQNAHAKNANQVDGANNDGTGKSPSDTTHQQDKPASVTAESIPAKPMTLPEIRSAMTEIEANTGAVVKYGKQLQEREHDTLPAEAELVRMMVDRWPTDKGQGPLRDFGHRVINSRIQVEQAAVPGGHFAYRIFPWVKAPMKEVDQLQREIEDLFFAVAGPPSTVDRESWNSLNNKMPSVDEIKSAGKNLATAYALRDQSISALPGLAKFYRSSFISYDEQRDQIIEGTHELVNENYQLCGDLRFVDDLAASNQADKLQDLIAQSDRVAPIYFQLLKLINQEYLHLSESIGTKLYLSANQWKRLDAILKIPFDYSQRRRSQSSSSGSVSLFDFLESPNALATRRVRLLERISLFAPERRPRPPQSSSEEATATPKTVGLHPDEVATAEFATALFSLPELVSTPLSPASIQNGFSSTLAGAWEDSYRAATLNLSQIRSNLIIGDLASRIIDPQVLESKWVFLERTPPQMLRAQQLSAFAQWHGQRRAGDLWSTPTEDGTPYYLKTSGNLDRLAKKFVSSQQNPQKVSSSSSDHPGFLQVTEEPYSIGLQPDRPAITFRGTDQEKIRFKVQLPEDNTANHVDLRLTSDSDQLTISQISTDRGELEYQIERKTTTEFNTVVTATLFFRGSSIDRTIPVESIGDWQGPTVDYDYQVLNEAKLRVSLGDVSRAPEHLLFVLDSSRSMAELQRLQEVKQVLRTFSDSVSQNGISVGIRVFGSRIVWKENDVYSEAEARKDTQLVLPLRAFPGTAFRETISRLKPVGESPLFYSLLEAKNDFQYVNPGSRRIIAISDGSDNWADQGLAPGIAQLQTAYQDSGIPIDAIGFKSDLQGWSQLQNIADVTGGKAVKIDHANDLLSCVLDLAQMRRFDVQPAPTGISDLPRQLNFSGADLPVKPGTYNVRILDPKDNPMAKTSVPIRPGQQHDLVFRGGELTYNPFDERASKAVFTDDKTGVSLIISDFTFDDGVLNVTLALSHQHEPNWWPKSVQFKLQPHNHSEIYSVANVSPNVAGHHIPVWTITLNEWPSAASFARVSASWQNTDRRLKTYRLPLSNRSLITNPQLPDGIRVTRDKQSLRQIEGVRKILQHITLVSDSKPSILEWSLQSGASFGYSRQNYNVAEGIYNVEFLPNKDTLEAITLVQQTGERSRIQGDIDLRAPKLD, encoded by the coding sequence ATGGCCGACAATAGGTGGCAATTCGGTGCAACGGGAACCGGCGTTCGGCAGACGAATGAACACGCTGTCGAAACGGCACCCCATCCCTGGCGACTGAATGTCAGGCGTTTGAATCGATTGGCAATGCTGCTAAGTCCCATTTTATGGCTGTCATTGATTCTATCCGTTTTAAGCCTGTTTTGGTTAGCCACCTGGTTTGACCGCATCATCGAATCGAATACCATAATTCTGAGCAGCATTTCTCCTCTACCAGGCGTTAATCCCTACGCCGGGCGTGATGCAGAAGCACTTGCCGGCCTGCAAGGTTTACTTCAGGTAAACCCCTTTGTCTCGGACCGATTGGATGTTTCGCAATTGGAGCAAGCTGTTTCTGGAATCGCGGAATTATCTCAACCGTATCGATCTTTCCGGCGACCGACGGTAAATCTCGTGTACGTTAACTGCCCCGGGTTGGCGCTATCGCACCAGGACAAGCTTGTTCCCTATCTACTTCCGACCAACGTTTACGGTTCTTCGTCAACGGTTTATGAACGAGTCGTACCAGTGCAAAAGGTGTTAGAAAACCTAGCAGCGTCCAATAGCTCATATAAGGTCTTGGTCTTAGATTGCCAACAATTGGCCAGCTTCTGGCCGGCCGGAGTCATCTCAAACCAATTCGTATCCTCGGTCAGCAAGCTCCTGGATGATAAACGAGGCGAATATCCTAATTTGTTCGTCTTGATGTCCTGTTCGGACAACGAAGTCAGTTGGAATGACGACTCGATTGGGCACTCTGTCTTCAGTCGTTATTTTTTGCAAGGGATAACAGGAGCGGCAGATAAAAGTGGCACAAATGATCGAAAGGTTTCGCTCGACGAACTACACGAATATGTGCGAATAAACGTGAATCTCTGGACGCAAAAAAACAGGGGAGTATCTCAGCAGCCTTTCATGCTTTACACGGGGGATGGCAACGCTCAAAATTTTGCTCGCGACGTTCCGTTAACGATTGTGACAGCCGGACACCCGATATGGCAAGCGAAAGCAATGACGGATGCTACCACACAAAAAGAACGGTTAGCAGAATTACAGACAAGTTGGCAAACCTACTATCAAACAGCTCGTTCACTACCATCGCCGACATCCTGCGCGCCACAGCTTTTTCGTTTATGGGAGGACTCGTTGCTAAATGCAGAAGCGAGTTTAAGACAACATAACGAACAAACGATGCGGCAGGCAGTCAATATGGCAAATGACTACGCAAGACAGGTACGCGCAGCACAGGAACGTTATAGCTTTGGCAACTCGGCTTTCTCATTGCCGATGATCCGGATGTTCACGAATCCAGATCAATCGGTATCTGGTACGTCGCCCATTGGCAATCAAGAAACAAAAGGTCCATCAGATCGTTTAGCCAGTCCCAAGAAAAACAACGTTGTTCCAAACAAGGCCTCGGATACCCGGACATCAGCAGGCGAATCTCCAGCAGCGGATGCCGAAATCGGGACTGGACCAACCCAACAAAATGCGCACGCGAAAAACGCGAATCAGGTCGATGGGGCTAATAACGACGGAACAGGTAAATCACCCTCCGACACAACGCACCAACAAGATAAACCGGCATCTGTCACTGCCGAATCGATTCCTGCCAAGCCGATGACTTTGCCAGAGATTCGTTCGGCAATGACAGAGATCGAAGCCAACACCGGCGCCGTCGTAAAGTACGGTAAACAGTTACAGGAACGAGAACACGATACACTTCCGGCAGAGGCGGAGTTGGTTCGAATGATGGTCGACCGTTGGCCGACCGACAAAGGCCAAGGACCACTCCGTGATTTTGGTCACCGAGTCATAAATTCAAGAATCCAAGTCGAACAAGCGGCTGTACCTGGTGGTCACTTTGCCTATCGTATTTTCCCTTGGGTCAAGGCACCCATGAAGGAAGTTGATCAACTGCAACGAGAGATCGAAGACCTGTTCTTCGCCGTTGCCGGACCGCCATCGACTGTCGATCGTGAAAGCTGGAATAGTCTGAACAACAAGATGCCATCGGTGGACGAGATTAAATCTGCCGGAAAAAATTTAGCAACTGCGTACGCGTTGCGCGATCAATCCATTTCCGCATTGCCTGGCTTGGCCAAATTTTATCGCAGTTCTTTTATTTCGTACGACGAGCAGCGAGATCAGATCATCGAAGGGACACATGAACTCGTCAACGAAAATTATCAATTGTGTGGTGACCTACGTTTCGTCGATGATTTAGCGGCTTCTAATCAAGCGGATAAATTACAAGATTTGATTGCCCAAAGCGACCGAGTCGCACCGATCTACTTCCAACTATTGAAATTAATCAACCAAGAGTATCTGCACCTTAGCGAATCAATTGGAACTAAACTCTATCTTTCTGCGAACCAGTGGAAACGCCTTGATGCCATTCTAAAAATTCCTTTTGATTACAGTCAGCGGCGACGATCGCAGTCGTCAAGTAGTGGTAGCGTTTCGCTCTTCGATTTCCTTGAATCTCCCAATGCGCTCGCTACTCGAAGAGTTCGTCTCCTAGAAAGAATCTCGTTATTCGCGCCGGAACGCCGGCCGCGACCACCTCAGTCGAGTTCAGAAGAGGCGACAGCAACCCCAAAAACAGTTGGCCTCCATCCCGATGAAGTTGCGACCGCCGAATTCGCCACTGCACTTTTCAGTTTGCCGGAATTGGTTTCGACACCGCTATCACCAGCAAGTATTCAAAATGGATTCAGTTCGACACTTGCCGGCGCGTGGGAAGACTCGTACCGCGCAGCGACATTAAATTTGTCACAAATTAGATCAAATTTGATCATTGGCGACCTAGCTAGCCGAATCATCGATCCGCAAGTACTGGAATCGAAGTGGGTGTTTCTTGAGCGAACGCCGCCTCAGATGCTTCGTGCACAACAGCTTTCGGCGTTCGCCCAATGGCATGGACAAAGGCGCGCCGGCGATTTGTGGTCTACTCCCACGGAAGACGGAACTCCCTACTATTTGAAAACGTCGGGAAACTTAGACCGACTCGCGAAGAAATTTGTATCCAGTCAACAGAACCCCCAAAAGGTATCAAGTTCTTCTTCAGATCATCCCGGTTTTTTACAGGTCACAGAAGAACCGTATTCCATTGGCCTCCAGCCCGATCGGCCTGCGATTACGTTTCGTGGAACCGACCAGGAGAAAATCAGGTTTAAGGTTCAACTTCCCGAAGACAATACAGCGAACCATGTCGACCTGCGACTCACAAGCGATTCAGATCAACTCACGATTAGTCAGATTTCAACGGATCGTGGCGAACTTGAGTATCAAATCGAGCGTAAGACCACCACTGAATTCAATACCGTCGTAACTGCAACCCTTTTCTTCAGAGGTAGTTCGATCGATCGCACTATTCCTGTCGAATCGATCGGTGACTGGCAGGGACCTACGGTCGATTATGATTACCAAGTGTTGAACGAAGCAAAACTCCGAGTGAGTTTAGGTGACGTTAGTCGAGCGCCCGAACATCTACTATTCGTCCTGGATTCCTCACGCAGCATGGCGGAACTTCAACGCTTACAGGAAGTCAAACAGGTATTACGGACGTTTTCGGATTCGGTTTCGCAGAATGGGATAAGCGTGGGCATTCGCGTATTTGGTTCACGTATTGTTTGGAAGGAAAACGATGTTTATTCGGAAGCTGAAGCGAGAAAAGATACACAACTCGTATTGCCCCTACGCGCATTTCCTGGAACGGCATTTCGAGAAACGATCAGTCGACTCAAACCCGTAGGTGAATCTCCCTTATTCTATTCCTTGTTAGAAGCCAAAAATGACTTTCAGTATGTCAATCCGGGCAGTCGACGAATCATTGCGATTTCTGACGGAAGCGACAACTGGGCGGATCAAGGGCTTGCGCCAGGGATAGCACAACTGCAAACCGCGTATCAAGATTCGGGCATTCCTATCGATGCCATAGGATTCAAGTCCGACCTCCAAGGTTGGTCGCAACTGCAAAACATCGCGGATGTGACTGGAGGGAAAGCCGTCAAGATTGATCACGCAAACGATCTGTTAAGTTGCGTCCTTGACCTTGCTCAGATGCGCCGATTTGACGTTCAGCCTGCTCCAACGGGTATTTCCGATCTACCGAGGCAGCTCAACTTTTCAGGAGCTGATCTGCCGGTCAAACCCGGCACCTACAACGTGCGAATTCTCGATCCAAAGGACAACCCAATGGCCAAAACGTCCGTGCCCATTCGGCCTGGCCAACAACACGACTTGGTTTTTCGCGGTGGTGAATTGACCTACAATCCGTTCGATGAGCGTGCAAGTAAAGCCGTTTTCACAGACGATAAAACTGGCGTCTCGTTGATCATTTCAGACTTTACGTTCGACGATGGGGTCCTAAACGTCACTTTGGCATTGTCGCACCAACACGAACCCAATTGGTGGCCCAAAAGCGTCCAGTTCAAGCTACAACCTCATAACCACAGCGAAATCTACTCGGTTGCTAATGTTTCTCCCAATGTCGCTGGGCACCATATCCCGGTCTGGACAATTACGCTGAACGAATGGCCATCAGCTGCCTCTTTTGCGAGGGTATCCGCCTCTTGGCAGAATACAGATCGCAGGCTGAAAACTTATCGGCTTCCTTTATCGAATCGCAGCTTAATAACGAACCCACAACTACCCGATGGAATTCGTGTGACTCGAGACAAGCAAAGCTTGCGACAAATTGAAGGAGTGCGGAAAATCTTGCAACACATCACATTGGTTTCCGATTCAAAACCATCAATCCTCGAATGGAGTCTTCAGTCAGGTGCTAGTTTTGGATATTCGCGACAAAACTACAATGTTGCCGAAGGGATTTACAATGTCGAATTCTTGCCGAATAAAGACACACTGGAAGCAATCACGCTCGTGCAACAGACTGGTGAACGATCTCGTATTCAAGGTGACATCGATCTCCGAGCGCCGAAGCTAGATTAG